From one Mycolicibacterium sp. HK-90 genomic stretch:
- a CDS encoding ornithine cyclodeaminase family protein, producing the protein MLSYSDTRRLVDMVGMDAIMRTCIDRLRSGLSQVAREHWRGCPPRNGFVHDHRVGGGVIENMPYLEVNRGMTLKTISYKPNNNADHRLPTVVGAICRYSDSSGELLAICDATVPTAIRTGAATAVASSILARPDSRTAAIVGAGLQAVTQIHALSVAFALDRIQVYDIDRRCAESLEGRCNFTSAQFEVFDDPYAVVKGADILVTATSVRPGAGPVVRDERLASHLHINSIGSDEPGKTELPLSVLNRAYICVDHMEQALNEGECQVLDRAEIDVTLQDLVGIASSTGEPLPQVHDLTVFDSTGFAFEDHVALDVFLDYAAEAGIGDKFSILDGPVGLHSPYSTSAIK; encoded by the coding sequence ATGCTCTCGTATAGCGATACGAGGCGCCTGGTGGACATGGTGGGAATGGACGCGATAATGCGGACCTGTATCGACAGGTTGAGAAGTGGGCTTTCGCAGGTGGCCCGGGAACATTGGCGTGGCTGCCCGCCCCGAAATGGGTTTGTGCACGACCATCGTGTTGGCGGTGGGGTGATCGAGAACATGCCGTATCTCGAAGTCAACCGCGGAATGACATTGAAAACAATCAGCTACAAGCCGAATAACAACGCCGATCATCGGTTGCCGACTGTCGTAGGAGCAATATGTAGATACAGCGATTCCAGCGGTGAATTGCTCGCGATCTGTGACGCCACCGTCCCCACCGCAATTCGTACTGGTGCTGCCACCGCTGTGGCCAGCTCGATCCTCGCTCGACCTGATTCGCGCACTGCGGCGATAGTGGGAGCTGGGTTGCAGGCCGTCACCCAGATCCATGCGCTGAGTGTTGCGTTCGCTCTGGATCGGATTCAGGTGTACGACATCGACAGAAGGTGCGCTGAATCCCTGGAGGGTCGTTGCAACTTCACGTCCGCTCAGTTTGAGGTATTCGATGATCCGTATGCGGTTGTGAAGGGTGCGGACATTCTGGTTACCGCAACATCGGTACGTCCAGGGGCGGGCCCGGTGGTGAGGGATGAGAGGCTTGCCTCCCATCTTCATATCAATTCAATTGGATCGGATGAGCCCGGCAAGACCGAGTTGCCGCTGTCGGTGCTGAACAGGGCATACATCTGTGTCGACCATATGGAACAGGCATTGAACGAAGGGGAATGCCAAGTTCTTGACCGGGCTGAAATCGACGTCACCCTGCAGGATCTGGTCGGAATTGCAAGTTCGACTGGCGAACCACTGCCCCAAGTGCACGATCTGACCGTGTTCGACAGCACCGGATTCGCATTTGAAGATCACGTGGCCCTGGACGTATTCCTAGATTACGCGGCCGAGGCCGGTATTGGCGATAAGTTCTCCATCCTCGACGGTCCGGTGGGGTTGCATTCGCCTTACTCGACATCGGCAATCAAATAG